The DNA segment GAAatatgcattttcaatattttacaggatgtttggtgcaaataactctttaTGTTATTGAGAAGGAACAAGGTGAATAGTACACACTGTTTTTGCAGTCAATCTAgttgaaaaatataatttcctGGAGtcttcaaaaaacaaaaaaagtaaAATTTCCTGCACAACAAAAACTGGTGGTTGCGAAAATTTTCAGCTCTCCATTCTCGATCCTACGCGAACTACAAAAAAATTCATGGGTTTGGCTGCAAATGGAGCGGCTCCCTGTGTCTTTTCTCCTCCATTGCCACCATTGATGACTTGCACACGAAGACAGCTCAATCCCACATGTAATTCACACTCCTCAGTTAACTTTTCTTCCTATCTTATGTCCAAGAATCCTGTTTCTGTCATCAACTGTGCTAAGGTCTCCGCCGCCTCCACCATGGTGGTCGTGCCGAGCGAAACGGGTGTGGATTTACCTCCGCCTTTGGAGGTGAAGGAGATAGACGCAAAGTGCAGGACATGGGTCTGGAAAGGATATAACATTAATTACTTGGTATACCCAGAAGCTGATTGTGACAATGCTTCCACGAATCCTCCCCTGCTTCTGGTTCACGGTTTCGGTGCTTCCATTGCTCATTGGCGCAGGTAAGTTTTAGATTTTTTTGCTTGAAAAGAAACAACTTTTTCTGTTTTGAGTATCTTTGATTGAGATTTAAGGCCGATTACTATGAAATTTTACCTGAGAATAGTTTTAATTGGAGTCGGCTAGCGAAGATTATATTAGTCTTTGAAAGAAGTAGATTTCAGAAATTTGATCCTCCCCTAGTCTTTTTGCTTGCTTGAGTGAAAAGGGCCGTACAACCCGAAGAAGTTAAAAGTGAGGTAGTTTTTGTGAGTTAGTTGATAGTAGTAGTTATAACTTATAAATGTTGAATACAAATAGGAGGAAGTAATTAGAAATAAATGACTATGCATATTGTTATTCAAACTAATAAGATACTCTCATTTCTTGCCCCAATTCTATCttcttcatctattttcttagGAGTCCTCTTGCATCAGGTTGTCAGCTGCAGAGCAGATGAACACTTATGCATGAATCATGGTGTAGGACAGCACGGTGTACCGAGTCTTTTTCTGTTATGTTGTTTGCTTAATATGCATATGTATAATGGCTCAATATAACTTGGAGTATAATGAAGTAAAGGAGGCAATCATGCAAATATGACTCCTCATTTTTGGACTTGCCCTGTCATCTTTAGTGGCATTTTCGTGTTAAGGTAGTGTTGGGAGagaaaattttgttaaggaaaaGCGACAAGTGATTCCTAGAAACTCTCCCACACTACATAAATATAACATCATTATAATCGCTATTATTCTGCCATTTCAGGAATATCCCCGTACTTGCTGAAAGTCATATGGTTTACTCCATCGATCTCTTAGGTTTTGGTGCTTCGCAAAAGCCAGTTGGTTTTGCTTATTCTATGGAAGTTTGGGCTGAGGTGAATATTTCAACGTAATTTGTGACTTTGTATGCGGCTAGTAAGTACTAAACATTAAAAACATATGGACAGTTGATACTAGATTTCTTGGATGAAATTGTTCAAAAGCCAACTGTACTACTGGGGAACTCGATTGGTAGCCTTGCTTGTGTTATTGCTGCTTCAGGTGtgatgaattttcttattttacTGTCTAGTTCTATGTTAGGACTTGGTTTTTACAATTTAAGTTCAATTTTACTCGAACAGAGTCTGCTAACTACCTGGTGAAAGGGCTTGTGCTGTTTAACTGTGCTGGTGGTATGAACAACAAGGCGATAGTAGATGACTGGAGGATAAAGCTATTCTTTCCTTTGCTTTGGCTTATCGATTTGTTATTGGTACAAAGAGGAATTGCTGCTTCTTTGTTCAATCGAATCAGACAAAGGTATATTTAGTTGATTGTGTTTTGCGTCGTGTCTGCGTAATAGGAAAACCAATAAACGAATGTTGTTTTTCCCATATGATGCAGCAATAATTTGAGAAGCATATTGTTGTCTGCCTATGGAAACAAGGAAAACGTGGATGAAGACCTTGTTGAGGTAATTGTTTCTTGTTACCACATCTGTTATCTGCATTTCTGTGGTTTAGGCACATCCGGTTTTCGAATTTTGAAGAAATTACCCAAGACTTCTTGAAGATGTTTAGATTTATTCCCTATCAaccttcttttttattttattttagaaatgtgtgtgtgtgtttcttAAAAAATGTCAGATTATTCGGAGACCAGCGGAGGATGAAGGAGCTCTGGATGCCTTCATTTCAATCGTGACAGGGCCACCGGGACCGAATCCAGTGCAGTTGATGCCGAATATTAGCTTACCTATTTTGGTGCTGTGGGGTGATCTGGATCCTCTGACTCCGATAGACGGACCAGTGGGGAAATACTTTGCGTCGTTGCCGGCTCGACTACCAAATGTTAATCTGTACTTGTTGGAAGGTGTTGGACATTGCCCTCATGATGATAGGCCTGACTTGGTCCATGAGAAACTGCTTCCTTGGCTGGCTAATCTTCCATCTTCTTAATGCACGAATGTTTTCGGAATCCTATTCTTGATTCAAcaactgtatatatatatacatcacaTGTTGCATAGGGATGGAATTGTGTATCAATCACGATAACCACCACCAATGTTCTGTTTTCTCAGATTTTTATATACGAAGCTGAAAATAGCCAAGTATACCTGTAGTAACGAGTGAATGATAAACTTGAATTTTCGAAAGATTATTTCACAAATATCGACTATTTATTGTTGAGTAGCGACTAGCGGACTACATCATCTAGCTAGCTCAATAGCAGTCCCACTTCAGTTCCGGTCCCAAAATTATATATCATAACTATTAGCGTttacaacttttaaaaataagtgattataaatttttctttcacaaaattgttaagaaaattttagggcgagtgttgttcattgagagTAAATTCTCAATTGACCATAAAAATAGTGTTCCCAGCAACCAGCTCAGAGTGACCACTGTATTCTTCTCATCATATGGCAATGACgccaaaattaacaaaaaaaagtAGAGTTTGGTTGGCTCACGTAATATTACACACGACGAGGGGAACAAAAAACTCAGCATTATCCAACATTAAATACCAGGTAACTAAACTAATCTAAGTTGACAGGACCAGTTCAAGGCTCATAGGCCATCTCTTTACTCTTACTACACATCAAAAGTAACCTACTCAACAcatacaaaatttaatttatgtgtCATCTCCTCGTTTTAGACCTTAGTAGTCTTCTTTTTCACAGGCACTTTTTTAGCTTTACCTTTCTTTTGCTTTTGTCCACTGCGAGCATGGTTTTCATCTCTTTCACGAGTATTAATATCCTTAAATTTAATTGGCTTGATGATAACACCCGTTTTCTTTACCACCTGTCCATCAACAAATGACAAGCACAAATCGATTTAAAAAGAACACAAGGAATGATGGAAATAAAGtcgaatttgtttaaattatgaACCTCCGGACGGTTAAGAGCTCCCATAGCAGAAACAGGATTAAATTCTGGTCCAATTGGCATCCGAATACTTTGTTCAAAAACTTCTTTGGATGTGTAGGGGTAAGGAAGGGACTGTGTATGTAGCTTCTCAGCCTACAACataaattattcaaaacaaacCGTCagctgaaaaaaaaaacatgaaacaAATAATACTACGGATAATTAACAGATTATATCATTCAGACAGGGCATGCAAGTTTTTGAGCAACAGATGTATAACCATAAATATGCAAATAATGACCTTTTTGTCCAACTTCTCTGAGATAATAACATTTTTAAGATATGCATCCTTCCTCTTTTTCAGAgcttcttctcttttctttctaGCTGTCTCATGCTCTTCTAGCATCCAAGAAGGTAAGCCTTTCTTCCTCTGTATGTCGGTCCACTGACCCCAGCCAGGAAGCAAAATGGGTTTTTCAGGCTCTGGATTTTCCTCATTCAATACTTCCGCTTTATCTTTCTCAAAATCTTCTTCGACATCATCACCAGCGAATGCACGTTGTATAAGTTCTGACTGGGATGGAAGTTCATAAACAGACTTAAAGCCACTAGATAAAATTCCATCCACCATTTCTCCACCACTCTCTGCATCACTGTCGCCATCATCGTCCTGCTAAAATATAATAAGAAAAGAGTTCTCACACTAACAATTGGAATGGTGAGGCGTGAGTTTGTGAGAGTAGGAAATACCTCAATCATTGGATCTTTTTCCAAAGGTCTTAAAGATGCTGAAGATTTGCCAAGATTGTCATTGCTAACTTGAATTTGGTTATCAGCTGATGATTTTTTAGTCTATTCAGTCATATCATGAATTAGAATCAATGGTGATAAGTTCTTATCTctacaaagaaacaaaatataaaaatcaagcTTACCTTTTTCCACGAGTTTGAAGCAAAGAAAGAAACATCATATGTTATTTTGGGCCCTGGATCTTCAACACTGGCCTCAGAACTCTGAAATGCAACAAATTGCAGTTTAAATTAATCTTAAGACACAAAATGCGACAAGAACTGCACATAAATATAGCTAGAAAGGGTTTTGGGATATATAACTGACATTATTATTGAAGCCCAACAATCTCATTAAGCAAATTTGTTCATGACAGACATTAGGATAACAACGTTTGAAAAATAATGAGACTAAGCAGCATAGGCATAACATTAAGGAAGCTGATATGCACAAGAAGCCATTAACAATCTTTGCGAGCACATATTCTCAGGAATGTCCAAAAATAATTCTGAAAATAAGTGCATCATGATCCAATGTTTTGGAAATTTAAATACTTTTAACACATTATTAATCCTCATTACAAATACACAAATGAATATTGATTGTTGAGACACAAAGTTTGCAGTTTCACTCTCTGACAAGCTCGACCGAAGATAAAATCAGTGTTTCCAATACAACATGGTAAAAGTTCTTCAACGGTCGAACCAAGATAAGAAGTAGATCAGTTACCTTAAATGCAGAATCATGATTGATCTCAAATTCTTGGCGGAGTAAACTAGGATCAATGTCTGATAATCTCAGTGAATGATCATGTTTTTCATGTTCAACAACCTCATCCTCTCTTTCATCGTCATCATTTTCACTATCACTGTTGGCATAGTAGTTATCTGATTTGACCTTCCTACTAGTCTCAGAAACTACCATTTTAGGAACACCAAACACCCTCCTTCCACTTGAGACATCCATATCACAACCTCCTAATTCACTTTTATCATCCAATTTCTTTAACGATAAGTCATACTCCTTAAGAGCAAGATTTGCTTCTTCATCAGCAGCCTCCTTTCTCTTTTTCAACCCACGCACCTTCACGAAGAAACATCAAACGTTAAAATCAGCATCAGTGCATCCCTATGACAGGACAAGAAAATTGAAAAACAGATGCGTCAAAATCACCATGAAAGGTAGAGCAAGCACCCCCGATTGGGGCAATTCTTCATCCTCGTCTAATAATTTCCGTGTTTTTTCCTGGGCCTTTATCAACAGTTTTGATGTTTTATCCAGATCTGAACCATCTGCCGCATCATCACCGTAATCTTCATCACTGCTCTCATCGCTGCTACTACTTTCGTTCATAGAACTCATTTTTCTAGTCAATTCAGCATGTTTATTAAGTTGCTCAGCAAAAGCTAcccgagttccatcatcttggaCTTGCAGACCCCGTTTTAAGATGCGAGTTGCCCACCTTGAGCTGTTTTTGTGTTTTAAAGTCATACGTTCCTGCATTAACAGAAGAGTAATGTAATAACAGATTTTTCTGAAACAAGACTAACCAGACCTAAATTGAAGCCAATGTTAAATAACCATATGTCAACGTATATTTAATCACCTCAGCTCTTTTAAACTCTTGTTTCATTGCAAGTTCCTTGGTAGCTTCAGGATCCATTTCGATTTCCAGGTCAGCTGCTTTTGTCCTATCTTTTTTCAACAAACGGTGATATGTTTTCGACTTAATCTTCTTAATGCGTTTTGCTTTCAGTTCATGGCGGAAAAGAAGACTACGCATTTTAGCAAGCCTATCCTGTTGATCCTTCATATCTTCAATTGACATCTGCATCATATCATCCCACAAATAATTGCTTTGAGGGATATTCTATTTAATTTGTTCTtacttgaaaaataataataatagaggaTTGAGCACATATTTGAGGTGAATAATTAGATGACTATAAATCGATATTTCATACTTCGTTCAGTTCCAGAAGCCTTGCACCATCTCTTTTGTGAGCTTCAACAACCTCATTATGGTTGACCAAGGAAGCAATTTTCTTCTCAAAGTCAGTTCTAGGTTCAAATTCAGAGGCTATTGCTCCTATAGTTGAAAATCCCAAGTTCAACTCTTCATCAAAATATAAAGTAGGTGCTTCTCTGTTTTTCTTGACTAAAGGATCCCATTTGGTGATATCCTTTTTAGATTGTTCATAAGCAGCCTTTCGCTCCAATCTTTCTTGATCCGCCTTGGGAATTGTTGTGAGAATGCGAGTTGATTTATTTTCCATCCGACGCAGGTCCTTTCTAAGTTTGCTGAAACCCGGCTTATCATGCAGTGGTTCCAAAAGGTCCTGAATGCTGATTAGGCCCTTGCCATCAAGAATATCACTACTAGGATTATACTCAGACTCTGGATATGCCTCAGACACAATgaaatttttcttctttttaccTACAAGTGGAAAGAACTATTAGAGTTAGTAAAAAATTGTGAAGTAAAAAAAAGAGTTTGCTACAGAATTTTAGGGGCTTCCAAACAACAAtgttgagaaaaaaaattaggtttcaattgggttgtccaCGAGTATTTGCAAAATGAGTCAGAAGGATGTCTTACCCTTCAATCGAACTTCTACATAACTTAATGGATTTCATATCTTACCAGCAATACAAAATGATTACAAAGTTTATTCGATCTCGACACCCAGATTAGAAAAGAATCACGTAGAAGATCCTTGAATTTTGGAGGCTATGACACTATAAACCAAAAGGCTATGGCATGCAAGACtgaataaattcttaatttAGTTAAAAAATAAGTGCAATAACAAATTAGTAAGGGGTGAGGTAGACCTCTACTAGCGAAAGAATCACTTGGAAGTCCAGTTACTTCTTGTAACATCCTTGCATGTCTTCCAtcatcttcagcttcctcaccTTCATCGGATGCAATGTTCTCATCCTAAGAGTCAACGGTAAAAACTAGAGTCAGATAAAAAGTATCTGCACCTGCACTTGTGTGTGAGTGAGCAACCACGAATGGAAATCAGAGAGATACCTCAAAATCTTCAGGAAGCTCGTACTGATAGTTTTCAATGGGGTCAAACCGCTTGTTCTTCTTCGATTCCTCCTCTGGAATAGCTTCTTCATACTCATAAACATCATCACCTCTGTCTTTATTAAAAGCTATCTCTTCTTCATCATCCGAAGGGCCGCTCTTAGGGTGGCAACGATCTAGCTCCTTCTGAAATGCATTGGGCAAACGAGGCCCACGCCAATCCCTCTTCTTATTAGCTTTATCGCTTTTATTCTTACCAAAGGTCGAACCTTTTCGCTTCTTATTCATAATTTCTCCATCTTTCCTTCGACTACTATGGCTTTCATCCCTGGATTTCCCTTTCTTTTCTGCCATTGATACGGTCTGGAAGAGAACTCCAAGTTGTTCATAGATAAGTACAGATACGGCAAAAACAGAAATTGACACAACTAGCTAATAATCTGCAGAAGAATACTAAAACTCTAGCATATCATTAAAAAGGTTAAAAAGGTTACAGATAAGAACATCACTCTGGGGTGCAATCGAGTTGGGTCGAACAGCACACTACTCAAGCTCAACTCGACATATATTTAGTCTGCTCGAAATCTTCAAGCTCAAGCTCGACTCGTGAAAGTATGAGTTGCTCGAGCTCGATCTCGAAAAGCTCGAATTGAACAGAAATCTGAATTGGatacaaaattattttaaataaattttcaaaataagctACTACATCTGAAATCTGAATCGTTTGCCTTAAAATTTATATGCATAAATCAAAACAGgggttttccaaaaattcagaaaattgaATTTAGAAATCAATACAAACCCATAagcaagaaaaaaataataacaatccagaagaaaaaaaatggtttctgcATCACAATAAGCATAATATCGAACACCATATATGCATACTTGAATCTCGTACGAAAACCGAAATTTCGAACAGAAAAACAAAGGTAGTTGCAAAACAACAGTCGAGTGCGAACATTAATAGAAGACATTATGGAAGttgaaaaacacacaaaaaggGGAGAAGTCGgctaaatatttcaaatattttactaaCCAGAAAGATGAACGGAGAGATCGGTTGTCAGCTGTCGGCGCCTCGATCGGCCGTTGGTGGATGAAATCCAGAGTGGAGAAGGGAGAAAAACACTGGTTGTTGGGCCGGTTGATCGAAAGCCCTTCAGAATTAGAATTAGGGCtagtattttaaaacttaaatcaatcaatcaattaattaattaattaaaatatgtacaaacttatataaatattaaagaaaatataaaataatagtatttaaTCTATCGGTTAacccattttaaaattttttaaaccgaATTAACTGATATGATTGATTTTTTAATGTtaaactgaattttcgaaataaCTGAACCGACTTTTCGAATTCGCTCAGTTCGGTCGGTTAATTCAGATTAACCGAAATATTGTTCACTCATACCGACAAGTGGCAGAATGTGTCAAAATGGGCTAGGTCCATCAGGTCGGTCCGCACGCCATACAAAATAAGTGGGTTGAGTTGGTAATTTTTCAACAGCCTAAAAGGTGAGCCGCTCCGCCTCGCCTAATGATGGATTGTGATGGGGTGCAGGTTGATTGGCCAAAATCGTCAAATTACACGTAAGTCTATCGGAATGGCCGGCCCCGCCACGCCACCTAAAATAGGTAGATTGTGTTGGTGTTTTTTTAACCCACCTTAAAAATGGACCGATACAACCCACCTAATGATGGGTCGTGACGAATTATAAACCGACCCATTTCATCAGCCCATTTTGACATGTCTACTAGTGGCTATTGGCTTGCGTTACTAATGCCTAATGTTATTGGACCGGTTTTCTCTAACTAGACTGATGTGTTACCAATGCCTAATGGTCATCAGTTATTGGACCCATTTCCTCTAATTTGACATGGGCCCAGGCCCAAGAGTTTCAGCATATAAATGAAGCAATACGGACATATTTAGATGATGTTATTATttcattattattgttattgttgtgaaaaatatattttcatcaTATTAATATTAGGAGTTTTTATAGGCCAGGTTttccaataataataataataattcaaactATATAACGATGTTTATAGCTTGGAAGTTGGATTGGAAGAATTTAAATTCTATTGCTTCGAAGTGATGCTATcaaattgttatttttcttttttaaaaaaaaaaaaaaaatctcaaatgcACTATATGATAACCAAACTCTTTGCTAATTTAAATCATCTAAcaatgttattttttaaaaaaagtaattaACAATGTTGTAGCTAGCTTGGAAGTTTAAATTATAACTATGAAATTCTTTAATAAAGTTAGCACACTATATATAGTTTCATTATTGTCATAGGAGCGAACgtcaaaataaattatttttcgttttcaaaaataaaaaataaaaaaaataaattatttttaacaattgtttaattttttattcactGTGTCATGTTGTGCAACGTTAGTGTCTTTTAAAAAATGTATAACAAAACACACACAAACTtatttatacatatacatatataatgataatatatttaatacatatatataatgataaGAACGGAACAAATATATAAAactttataaattatattaattaaatataatattataatttacttttttttttttttttcatgtgtaacattttttttaacattCAGATTCCGTTGAAATCTGTGAACAAGTTTATGAATGTCTATAAACATGTGTCAAAGTAAATTCACAAATTAAAGTCtgtgaaatttttttgcaaTTATATGAAATTTTATAAAAGTCAGTAAAAATATATCGATTCCACATAAatctattatttaaaaaaatcatcaaatatCTACAATGAGTACACGCTTTTAATTTCTACTGATTTGAATTGATGTGatctatttttaaaattattactgttgttgttgttattattattattattattataatctcAAATGTACTAGTGAATTTTCACACATTCGTTGTGTGACGAAaaattgagttttttttattaaaattaatttcaataaaaatatataataaagttATGATAGCAAATAATGAAGGCTTTTTGGGTTAAGAATATTATTAACCACCAGAAGtagttaaaattaaaattatttaaagg comes from the Henckelia pumila isolate YLH828 chromosome 1, ASM3356847v2, whole genome shotgun sequence genome and includes:
- the LOC140875505 gene encoding uncharacterized protein: MGLAANGAAPCVFSPPLPPLMTCTRRQLNPTCNSHSSVNFSSYLMSKNPVSVINCAKVSAASTMVVVPSETGVDLPPPLEVKEIDAKCRTWVWKGYNINYLVYPEADCDNASTNPPLLLVHGFGASIAHWRRNIPVLAESHMVYSIDLLGFGASQKPVGFAYSMEVWAELILDFLDEIVQKPTVLLGNSIGSLACVIAASESANYLVKGLVLFNCAGGMNNKAIVDDWRIKLFFPLLWLIDLLLVQRGIAASLFNRIRQSNNLRSILLSAYGNKENVDEDLVEIIRRPAEDEGALDAFISIVTGPPGPNPVQLMPNISLPILVLWGDLDPLTPIDGPVGKYFASLPARLPNVNLYLLEGVGHCPHDDRPDLVHEKLLPWLANLPSS
- the LOC140877678 gene encoding uncharacterized protein isoform X1; this translates as MFLSTVSMAEKKGKSRDESHSSRRKDGEIMNKKRKGSTFGKNKSDKANKKRDWRGPRLPNAFQKELDRCHPKSGPSDDEEEIAFNKDRGDDVYEYEEAIPEEESKKNKRFDPIENYQYELPEDFEDENIASDEGEEAEDDGRHARMLQEVTGLPSDSFASRGKKKKNFIVSEAYPESEYNPSSDILDGKGLISIQDLLEPLHDKPGFSKLRKDLRRMENKSTRILTTIPKADQERLERKAAYEQSKKDITKWDPLVKKNREAPTLYFDEELNLGFSTIGAIASEFEPRTDFEKKIASLVNHNEVVEAHKRDGARLLELNEMSIEDMKDQQDRLAKMRSLLFRHELKAKRIKKIKSKTYHRLLKKDRTKAADLEIEMDPEATKELAMKQEFKRAEERMTLKHKNSSRWATRILKRGLQVQDDGTRVAFAEQLNKHAELTRKMSSMNESSSSDESSDEDYGDDAADGSDLDKTSKLLIKAQEKTRKLLDEDEELPQSGVLALPFMVRGLKKRKEAADEEANLALKEYDLSLKKLDDKSELGGCDMDVSSGRRVFGVPKMVVSETSRKVKSDNYYANSDSENDDDEREDEVVEHEKHDHSLRLSDIDPSLLRQEFEINHDSAFKSSEASVEDPGPKITYDVSFFASNSWKKTKKSSADNQIQVSNDNLGKSSASLRPLEKDPMIEQDDDGDSDAESGGEMVDGILSSGFKSVYELPSQSELIQRAFAGDDVEEDFEKDKAEVLNEENPEPEKPILLPGWGQWTDIQRKKGLPSWMLEEHETARKKREEALKKRKDAYLKNVIISEKLDKKAEKLHTQSLPYPYTSKEVFEQSIRMPIGPEFNPVSAMGALNRPEVVKKTGVIIKPIKFKDINTRERDENHARSGQKQKKGKAKKVPVKKKTTKV
- the LOC140877678 gene encoding uncharacterized protein isoform X3 yields the protein MAEKKGKSRDESHSSRRKDGEIMNKKRKGSTFGKNKSDKANKKRDWRGPRLPNAFQKELDRCHPKSGPSDDEEEIAFNKDRGDDVYEYEEAIPEEESKKNKRFDPIENYQYELPEDFEDENIASDEGEEAEDDGRHARMLQEVTGLPSDSFASRGKKKKNFIVSEAYPESEYNPSSDILDGKGLISIQDLLEPLHDKPGFSKLRKDLRRMENKSTRILTTIPKADQERLERKAAYEQSKKDITKWDPLVKKNREAPTLYFDEELNLGFSTIGAIASEFEPRTDFEKKIASLVNHNEVVEAHKRDGARLLELNEMSIEDMKDQQDRLAKMRSLLFRHELKAKRIKKIKSKTYHRLLKKDRTKAADLEIEMDPEATKELAMKQEFKRAEERMTLKHKNSSRWATRILKRGLQVQDDGTRVAFAEQLNKHAELTRKMSSMNESSSSDESSDEDYGDDAADGSDLDKTSKLLIKAQEKTRKLLDEDEELPQSGVLALPFMVRGLKKRKEAADEEANLALKEYDLSLKKLDDKSELGGCDMDVSSGRRVFGVPKMVVSETSRKVKSDNYYANSDSENDDDEREDEVVEHEKHDHSLRLSDIDPSLLRQEFEINHDSAFKSSEASVEDPGPKITYDVSFFASNSWKKTKKSSADNQIQVSNDNLGKSSASLRPLEKDPMIEQDDDGDSDAESGGEMVDGILSSGFKSVYELPSQSELIQRAFAGDDVEEDFEKDKAEVLNEENPEPEKPILLPGWGQWTDIQRKKGLPSWMLEEHETARKKREEALKKRKDAYLKNVIISEKLDKKAEKLHTQSLPYPYTSKEVFEQSIRMPIGPEFNPVSAMGALNRPEVVKKTGVIIKPIKFKDINTRERDENHARSGQKQKKGKAKKVPVKKKTTKV
- the LOC140877678 gene encoding uncharacterized protein isoform X2 — its product is MFLSTVSMAEKKGKSRDESHSSRRKDGEIMNKKRKGSTFGKNKSDKANKKRDWRGPRLPNAFQKELDRCHPKSGPSDDEEEIAFNKDRGDDVYEYEEAIPEEESKKNKRFDPIENYQYELPEDFEDENIASDEGEEAEDDGRHARMLQEVTGLPSDSFASRGKKKKNFIVSEAYPESEYNPSSDILDGKGLISIQDLLEPLHDKPGFSKLRKDLRRMENKSTRILTTIPKADQERLERKAAYEQSKKDITKWDPLVKKNREAPTLYFDEELNLGFSTIGAIASEFEPRTDFEKKIASLVNHNEVVEAHKRDGARLLELNEMSIEDMKDQQDRLAKMRSLLFRHELKAKRIKKIKSKTYHRLLKKDRTKAADLEIEMDPEATKELAMKQEFKRAEERMTLKHKNSSRWATRILKRGLQVQDDGTRVAFAEQLNKHAELTRKMSSMNESSSSDESSDEDYGDDAADGSDLDKTSKLLIKAQEKTRKLLDEDEELPQSGVLALPFMVRGLKKRKEAADEEANLALKEYDLSLKKLDDKSELGGCDMDVSSGRRVFGVPKMVVSETSRKVKSDNYYANSDSENDDDEREDEVVEHEKHDHSLRLSDIDPSLLRQEFEINHDSAFKSSEASVEDPGPKITYDVSFFASNSWKKTKKSSADNQIQVSNDNLGKSSASLRPLEKDPMIEDDDGDSDAESGGEMVDGILSSGFKSVYELPSQSELIQRAFAGDDVEEDFEKDKAEVLNEENPEPEKPILLPGWGQWTDIQRKKGLPSWMLEEHETARKKREEALKKRKDAYLKNVIISEKLDKKAEKLHTQSLPYPYTSKEVFEQSIRMPIGPEFNPVSAMGALNRPEVVKKTGVIIKPIKFKDINTRERDENHARSGQKQKKGKAKKVPVKKKTTKV